In one window of Candidatus Hydrogenedentota bacterium DNA:
- the panB gene encoding 3-methyl-2-oxobutanoate hydroxymethyltransferase, protein MANAITTLTFRERKRSGEKITMVTAYDYPTAQLLDASVVDAVLVGDSLGMVVMGLPDTLGVTLDVMVHYTRIVSRGITRPMLIADMPFLSYQISPEEALRNAGRLVAEGGANAVKLEGPAEKFGGAIRMILNAGIPVMGHIGLTPQSVNAFGGYKVQGRDPSSRERLKQEAKGLEDAGCFSIVLECVPADLAAGITASVSIPTIGIGAGGGCDGQVLVFHDMLGWGKARFCKTFADARQAMADGVAAFVSEVKAGVFPAEEHTYK, encoded by the coding sequence ATGGCGAACGCTATCACGACGCTAACCTTCCGTGAGCGGAAGCGGTCGGGTGAGAAGATCACCATGGTCACCGCTTACGATTATCCCACCGCTCAATTGCTGGATGCCTCTGTCGTCGACGCGGTGCTCGTCGGCGATTCTCTGGGCATGGTGGTGATGGGTCTTCCGGATACGCTGGGGGTGACCCTGGACGTCATGGTGCATTACACGCGCATCGTGTCGCGGGGGATCACGCGGCCGATGCTGATCGCCGACATGCCGTTCCTGTCCTACCAGATTTCGCCGGAAGAGGCGCTTCGCAACGCGGGGCGGCTCGTGGCCGAGGGCGGCGCGAATGCGGTCAAGCTGGAAGGACCGGCGGAGAAATTCGGCGGCGCGATCCGCATGATTCTGAACGCGGGGATTCCCGTCATGGGCCATATTGGCCTGACGCCGCAGTCGGTGAACGCGTTCGGCGGCTACAAAGTGCAAGGCCGTGACCCGTCGAGCCGCGAACGGCTGAAACAGGAAGCGAAGGGCTTGGAGGATGCGGGTTGTTTCAGCATCGTGCTCGAATGCGTGCCCGCCGACCTCGCGGCCGGGATTACGGCCTCGGTGAGCATTCCAACCATTGGCATCGGCGCGGGCGGCGGCTGCGATGGGCAGGTGCTCGTGTTTCACGACATGCTGGGCTGGGGCAAGGCGCGTTTCTGCAAGACTTTCGCGGATGCGCGCCAGGCAATGGCGGACGGCGTGGCCGCGTTCGTTTCGGAAGTGAAAGCGGGCGTGTTTCCCGCCGAGGAGCACACATACAAGTGA
- the folK gene encoding 2-amino-4-hydroxy-6-hydroxymethyldihydropteridine diphosphokinase: MRVYLGLGSNIGDREQYLVAALDALRRLQGVRVAAVSPCYETEPLGEAGQPAFLNMAAAIETELSPLEMLRAVKEIERRVGRLESWRWGPREVDIDLILWEQEVLETEALTLPHRAFRKRAFVLAPLADIAPDAVDPVTGKTVGELARSPEAEGRVKKCGVVAPTP, translated from the coding sequence ATGCGCGTATATCTGGGCCTTGGCAGCAACATTGGCGACCGGGAGCAGTACTTGGTGGCCGCTTTGGATGCGCTGCGGAGGTTGCAGGGTGTGCGCGTGGCCGCAGTATCGCCGTGTTATGAGACTGAGCCCCTGGGCGAGGCCGGCCAGCCGGCGTTCTTGAATATGGCGGCGGCTATCGAGACGGAGTTGTCTCCGCTTGAAATGCTGCGCGCCGTGAAGGAGATCGAACGGCGGGTAGGCCGCCTCGAATCGTGGCGCTGGGGCCCGCGCGAGGTCGATATCGACCTCATTCTGTGGGAGCAGGAAGTGCTGGAGACGGAGGCGCTGACGTTGCCCCACAGGGCGTTTCGCAAACGGGCGTTTGTACTGGCGCCGCTGGCGGATATCGCGCCGGACGCCGTCGACCCGGTTACCGGGAAGACGGTGGGTGAGCTGGCGCGGTCGCCCGAGGCCGAGGGACGTGTGAAGAAGTGCGGCGTAGTCGCGCCGACTCCTTGA
- a CDS encoding acetyl-CoA C-acetyltransferase has protein sequence MRKVLILGAARTPIGSMGGVFATTSAVQLGITAAKETLRRAGVKPEQVEEAIFGNVLTAGQGQNPARQVAIGIGMPDAAPAFTVSKVCGSGLKAIELGWQSILLERANVVIAGGFENMTMAPYLLPAMRAGARLGDAQAVDGTVRDGLWDIFNNYHMGITAENVAERYGITREQQDQFALESQRKYAAALEAGKFKDEIVPVVVKQKKGEVVVDKDEHPKPDTSLEKMAKLPPAFKKEGTVTAANASGINDGGSSVLLVAEDALPEGANLDHAVYLRDVRSCGCDPKVMGLGPIGAVRKLLEKNGLTVADIGLWELNEAFAAQALAVLRELDIDPANVNLNGGAIALGHPIGCTGARVTTTLIHEMKRRKARLGIAAMCIGGGMGIGCLVENKV, from the coding sequence ATGCGCAAGGTATTGATTCTCGGCGCGGCGCGCACGCCGATAGGTTCGATGGGCGGCGTATTTGCCACGACCAGCGCCGTGCAACTGGGTATTACCGCCGCGAAGGAGACACTCCGCCGCGCGGGTGTGAAGCCGGAGCAGGTCGAGGAAGCCATCTTTGGCAATGTTCTTACCGCGGGTCAGGGCCAGAACCCCGCGCGTCAGGTGGCCATCGGGATTGGGATGCCCGATGCGGCGCCGGCGTTCACGGTCAGTAAGGTATGCGGGTCGGGCCTTAAGGCCATTGAACTGGGCTGGCAAAGCATCTTACTCGAACGGGCGAATGTCGTGATTGCTGGCGGCTTTGAGAACATGACCATGGCCCCATATTTGCTGCCGGCGATGCGGGCGGGCGCCCGGCTCGGCGACGCGCAGGCCGTTGACGGCACGGTCCGCGACGGGTTGTGGGATATCTTCAACAACTACCACATGGGCATCACCGCCGAGAATGTGGCGGAACGCTATGGCATCACCAGGGAGCAACAAGACCAATTCGCCCTGGAAAGCCAACGGAAATACGCCGCGGCGCTCGAGGCAGGCAAATTCAAGGACGAGATTGTGCCCGTTGTGGTCAAACAGAAGAAAGGCGAGGTGGTCGTCGATAAGGACGAACATCCGAAACCCGATACGAGCCTCGAAAAGATGGCGAAACTCCCGCCTGCCTTCAAGAAGGAGGGTACGGTAACGGCGGCCAATGCCTCCGGGATCAACGACGGAGGAAGCAGCGTTCTGCTCGTCGCGGAAGACGCTCTCCCGGAGGGAGCGAACCTTGATCATGCCGTGTACCTGCGCGACGTGCGTTCCTGCGGCTGCGACCCGAAGGTCATGGGTTTGGGGCCCATAGGGGCGGTGCGCAAGCTGCTCGAGAAGAATGGCCTGACCGTGGCCGATATCGGCCTCTGGGAACTCAACGAGGCCTTTGCGGCGCAGGCGCTCGCCGTGCTGCGCGAGCTTGACATCGACCCGGCGAACGTGAACCTCAACGGCGGGGCCATCGCGCTTGGCCACCCCATTGGCTGCACGGGCGCGCGCGTGACCACGACGCTCATTCATGAGATGAAACGGCGTAAGGCCCGGCTCGGCATCGCGGCGATGTGCATTGGCGGCGGCATGGGCATCGGCTGCCTGGTCGAGAACAAGGTTTGA
- a CDS encoding CTP synthase, with protein sequence MPRYVFTTGGVVSSIGKGVLSASLGLLLEARGFKVAMMKLDPYINVDPGTMNPYEHGEVFVTDDGAETDLDLGHYERFTHAKLSQKSNATTGSIYNAVIQKERRGEYLGKTVQVIPHITDEIKSRIRLLTAEPEDDADIAIVEIGGTVGDIESLPFLEALRQFRLEVGPPNCCFIHVTLMPFIEAAGELKTKPTQHSVQTLRQIGIQPNVIVCRTGKHTLGAEQRRKIALFCDVTPESIISAEDISPLYAIPLNFKKQGLDEVVLRLFHMEMPPSELSEWEGMVARMGQATDEVRVAAVGKYTGHDDAYKSINEAFVHAGIHNDCRVRLQWVDSERFEKGEEPEQLLADFDGILVGPGFGKRGIEGKVKAVRYVRERKKPFLGICLGMQIAVIEIARDVLGLAEANSTEFEPETPHPVISLLTEQRGVRDMGGTMRLGAYRCELPADTKVRAAYGADVIYERHRHRYEFNNEYLEGMVTRAGVVVSGIHARGDHNLVEMIELRSHPWFCASQFHPEFKSTPLKPQPLFREFVRAALEQRKNRV encoded by the coding sequence ATGCCGAGATACGTGTTTACGACTGGCGGGGTGGTTTCGTCGATTGGAAAGGGGGTTCTTTCGGCGAGTCTCGGGCTGCTGCTTGAAGCGCGGGGCTTCAAGGTTGCGATGATGAAACTGGACCCGTACATCAACGTGGACCCCGGCACGATGAACCCCTATGAACACGGTGAAGTCTTCGTCACGGACGACGGAGCCGAGACGGACCTCGACCTGGGCCATTACGAGCGGTTCACGCATGCCAAGTTGTCACAGAAGAGCAATGCGACGACAGGCAGCATCTATAATGCCGTGATCCAGAAAGAGCGGCGGGGCGAATACCTGGGTAAGACGGTGCAAGTCATCCCGCACATTACGGACGAGATTAAGTCTCGTATCCGGCTGCTTACCGCCGAGCCGGAGGACGACGCGGATATCGCCATCGTGGAGATTGGCGGCACGGTCGGCGACATCGAGAGCCTGCCGTTTCTAGAGGCGCTCCGGCAATTCCGGCTCGAAGTGGGCCCGCCAAACTGCTGTTTCATTCATGTCACCTTGATGCCGTTTATCGAGGCGGCGGGCGAACTGAAGACCAAGCCGACGCAACACAGTGTGCAGACGTTGCGGCAGATCGGCATCCAGCCGAACGTTATTGTGTGCAGGACGGGCAAGCACACGCTGGGCGCCGAGCAGCGGCGCAAGATCGCGCTCTTCTGCGACGTGACGCCGGAGTCGATCATCAGCGCGGAAGACATTTCGCCGTTGTACGCGATTCCGCTGAACTTCAAGAAACAGGGCCTGGACGAGGTCGTTTTGAGGCTGTTCCACATGGAAATGCCGCCAAGCGAGCTTTCGGAATGGGAGGGGATGGTAGCGCGGATGGGGCAGGCGACGGATGAAGTGCGGGTCGCGGCGGTGGGCAAGTACACGGGCCACGACGACGCGTACAAGAGCATCAACGAGGCTTTTGTCCATGCGGGTATTCACAATGATTGCAGGGTGCGGCTGCAATGGGTGGATTCGGAACGGTTCGAGAAAGGCGAGGAGCCGGAACAACTGCTGGCGGATTTCGACGGCATCCTTGTGGGGCCGGGCTTCGGGAAGCGGGGTATCGAGGGCAAGGTCAAGGCAGTACGCTACGTGCGCGAGCGGAAGAAGCCGTTTCTGGGCATCTGTCTGGGCATGCAGATAGCCGTCATCGAGATTGCCCGGGATGTGTTGGGCCTGGCCGAGGCAAATTCCACCGAGTTTGAGCCGGAGACGCCTCATCCCGTAATCTCCTTGCTGACGGAGCAACGCGGGGTGCGTGACATGGGCGGCACGATGCGGCTGGGCGCGTATCGGTGCGAATTGCCGGCGGACACGAAGGTGCGCGCGGCATACGGCGCCGACGTGATTTACGAACGGCACCGGCACCGCTACGAGTTTAACAACGAGTACCTGGAGGGCATGGTGACGCGCGCGGGCGTCGTGGTCAGCGGCATCCATGCGCGCGGAGACCACAATCTCGTCGAGATGATCGAGTTGCGCAGCCATCCTTGGTTCTGTGCCTCCCAGTTCCACCCGGAATTCAAGAGCACGCCGCTTAAGCCGCAACCGCTCTTCCGCGAGTTTGTGCGCGCGGCGCTGGAACAACGAAAGAACCGTGTTTAA
- the kdsB gene encoding 3-deoxy-manno-octulosonate cytidylyltransferase: MLDSKESRRIVAVVPARYASTRFPGKIIAPLLGKPVVLHTYERAREAALVDDVFIATDAQEVVDALAPFGVTPVMTRVDHASGTDRIAEVMANRPADIVVNVQGDEPVIDPAVIDATVRPLLEQPDEVMSTARCRITRPEDIDNPNVVKVVCDARGRALYFSRWPIPYIRDAADRRAAGECYWQHVGLYAYRRDFLLRYARMPQTPLEKLEKLEQLRVLENGYKLAVVDTEYESIGVDTPEDLERVRALLKTMQQGR, encoded by the coding sequence ATGTTAGACTCCAAAGAATCCCGCCGTATTGTTGCCGTGGTTCCCGCCCGCTACGCCTCGACCCGATTTCCGGGCAAGATCATCGCGCCGCTGCTCGGAAAACCCGTCGTTCTGCACACGTACGAACGGGCACGTGAAGCCGCGCTGGTCGACGATGTGTTTATTGCGACGGACGCGCAGGAAGTGGTGGACGCGCTCGCGCCGTTCGGGGTGACGCCGGTGATGACGCGGGTAGACCATGCCTCGGGGACCGACCGGATCGCCGAAGTGATGGCGAACCGCCCGGCAGATATCGTCGTGAACGTACAGGGCGACGAACCGGTAATCGATCCCGCCGTGATCGACGCCACTGTGCGGCCGCTGCTCGAACAGCCCGATGAGGTCATGTCCACGGCCCGGTGTCGCATCACGCGCCCCGAAGACATCGATAACCCGAACGTGGTGAAGGTAGTCTGCGATGCGCGCGGGCGCGCGCTGTATTTCTCGCGGTGGCCCATCCCGTACATCCGTGACGCGGCGGACCGCCGCGCCGCGGGGGAATGCTACTGGCAGCATGTCGGCCTGTACGCGTACCGGCGCGACTTTCTGTTGCGGTATGCGCGCATGCCGCAGACCCCGCTGGAGAAGCTGGAGAAGCTCGAGCAGTTGCGTGTGTTGGAGAACGGCTACAAGCTGGCGGTGGTGGACACCGAGTACGAATCTATCGGCGTGGACACGCCGGAGGACTTGGAGCGGGTGCGGGCTCTGCTGAAAACCATGCAACAGGGGAGGTAA
- a CDS encoding response regulator, producing MAQRKTILVIDDDPDVHFFCRSVLEAEGYQVETAASGAAGIKLAEELSPDLIILDIMMERIDTGYTVVEKIGGRFPILIFSSMLNASDEAFDPSAVAYRDVVRKPIDAQTLLAKVRKQLP from the coding sequence GTGGCCCAACGGAAGACCATACTTGTAATCGATGACGATCCCGACGTCCATTTCTTCTGCCGGAGCGTGCTGGAGGCGGAAGGGTATCAAGTCGAGACGGCGGCCAGCGGCGCCGCGGGCATCAAGCTGGCCGAGGAACTCTCGCCCGACCTGATAATCCTCGATATCATGATGGAGCGTATTGACACGGGCTACACCGTGGTTGAAAAAATCGGCGGCCGGTTTCCCATCCTCATCTTCTCCTCGATGCTGAATGCCTCGGATGAAGCGTTTGACCCGAGTGCGGTCGCTTACCGGGATGTGGTTCGCAAGCCCATCGACGCCCAGACCCTGCTCGCCAAAGTGCGTAAACAGCTTCCCTGA
- a CDS encoding hybrid sensor histidine kinase/response regulator: protein MDGLRVLVVDDEYWIRAAVMRDLVNYRVAVPDVEQPVMFAVDEADSGEEALQKIEAATPHIVLLDMKLPGLNGLDVLERLATAHPDVLTVMITAYASIETAVRATKCGAYDFLAKPFTPEELENVMQKAARHVVVAERARALAKEQRQVRFQFLSVLAHELKAPLNAIEGYITAIEERSAGSDQQVYDEMLRRCRVRTKFMRKLIVDLLDLTRIESGQKKRELDQVDLLEVARLALETSAPEAVERDVTIQLRHFEPTAMLADRNEIEMVFNNLVSNAVKYNKKGGSVAVDVARKGDEVTVSVADTGIGMTEEEAARLFDSFVRIKNEKTFGILGSGLGLAIVKKVAALYSGEVSVQSAPDAGSTFTVVLRDGKVEPSDGVR, encoded by the coding sequence GTGGACGGTCTGCGCGTGCTCGTTGTCGACGACGAGTACTGGATTCGCGCCGCGGTTATGCGCGACCTCGTGAATTACAGGGTCGCCGTGCCCGACGTGGAGCAGCCGGTCATGTTCGCCGTCGACGAGGCGGATTCCGGCGAGGAGGCGCTCCAGAAGATCGAGGCGGCCACGCCCCATATTGTCCTGCTGGACATGAAGTTGCCAGGCCTCAACGGTCTCGACGTGCTCGAGCGTCTTGCCACCGCGCACCCCGACGTGCTGACCGTCATGATTACCGCCTACGCCTCTATCGAAACCGCGGTCCGCGCGACGAAGTGCGGCGCCTACGACTTCCTCGCCAAGCCTTTCACGCCGGAAGAGCTCGAAAACGTCATGCAGAAGGCAGCGCGCCACGTTGTCGTCGCGGAACGCGCACGGGCGCTTGCCAAAGAGCAGCGCCAGGTGCGCTTCCAGTTCCTTTCCGTGCTTGCCCATGAGCTCAAAGCGCCGCTCAATGCCATCGAAGGATACATCACCGCGATTGAGGAGCGGTCCGCCGGGAGCGATCAGCAGGTCTACGATGAAATGCTGCGGCGTTGCCGCGTTCGCACGAAGTTCATGCGCAAACTCATCGTCGACCTGCTGGACTTGACCCGCATCGAGTCTGGCCAGAAGAAACGCGAACTGGACCAGGTCGACCTGCTCGAAGTGGCGCGCCTGGCCCTCGAAACCTCCGCGCCGGAAGCCGTCGAGAGGGACGTGACGATTCAGCTTCGGCATTTCGAGCCCACCGCGATGCTGGCCGACCGCAACGAGATTGAGATGGTTTTCAACAACCTTGTCTCGAACGCCGTCAAGTACAACAAAAAGGGCGGCAGCGTCGCCGTCGATGTCGCCCGGAAAGGGGACGAGGTCACGGTCAGCGTGGCCGATACGGGCATCGGGATGACGGAGGAGGAGGCCGCGCGCCTTTTCGACTCTTTCGTGCGTATAAAAAACGAAAAGACGTTTGGTATATTGGGGAGCGGCTTGGGACTGGCTATTGTGAAGAAAGTCGCCGCCCTGTATAGTGGCGAAGTCTCTGTCCAGAGCGCGCCGGACGCTGGCAGCACGTTTACCGTGGTCCTTCGCGACGGAAAAGTGGAACCGTCGGACGGCGTCAGGTAG
- a CDS encoding response regulator gives MEKTVKTHNLLVVDDDEDFVFQLKAQFAAAGYHVRAAHNGKAALEALEEARPDLAIVDLMMEKPDVGFKLCYAIKKRDQNIPIIMVTSVTSETGIEFDAATKEERSWVKADVLLSKPVRFEQLQREVARLLKG, from the coding sequence ATGGAAAAAACAGTCAAGACGCACAATCTTCTAGTGGTGGATGATGATGAGGACTTCGTATTCCAGTTGAAGGCCCAATTCGCGGCGGCGGGCTATCACGTGCGCGCCGCGCACAATGGCAAGGCCGCTCTTGAGGCGCTTGAAGAGGCGCGGCCCGACCTGGCGATCGTGGACTTGATGATGGAAAAACCGGACGTCGGCTTCAAGTTGTGCTACGCCATCAAGAAACGGGACCAGAACATCCCGATCATCATGGTGACGTCCGTAACGAGCGAGACGGGCATCGAATTCGACGCCGCAACCAAGGAAGAGCGCTCGTGGGTCAAGGCGGACGTTCTCCTGTCCAAGCCGGTCCGCTTTGAGCAATTGCAGCGCGAGGTGGCGCGTCTGCTGAAAGGGTGA
- a CDS encoding 4Fe-4S dicluster domain-containing protein: protein MPLVTTVRERCRVCFTCVRECPAKAIRILDGQAEVVPERCIGCGNCVRVCSQNAKQVRDCTANARGLLKGDKPVAACVAPSFPAAFGECDYREFVGMLRALGFTYVHEVAFGADLVARQYHKLFEGNSGRHYIATTCPAVIAFVERYHPELVPALAPVVSPMVATARVVKELYGSDVRVVFIGPCIAKKGEMLSDALPRDVHATLAFTELQRMLYEACISPEKVIPGDFDPPHAGPGTLFPIRGGLLQAADLREDLMTGEIVTADGRVAFVEAIREFQAPGLGVALLEVLACQGCISGPGIDNDVPLFRRRGRVSRYARQHAEELDLEQWNRDMARFEALDLSRGFNADDQRVHTPSEEDIARTLARMNKHGPADMLNCGACGYETCRDHAIAIRRGLAEVEMCLPSTIEGLKTAVRELALSHEQLAKMHQALMQSERLASVGQLAAGIAHEINNPLGVVLMYTHMLRREAAGNGKLGEDLNTIAEQADRCKKIVAGLLHFARQNKLTRQAADVREVVKSGFGTCPPPAGIEVGVVDQMTDPIAEIDRDQVVQVLANLFSNAYGAMGDAGRLSVELSDTDSHVVVTVGDTGSGIPEEVRDKIFEPFFTTKQIGKGTGLGLAITYGIVKMHCGDIRVTSNTDPGQGPTGTAFTVTLPRH from the coding sequence ATACCACTCGTAACCACGGTGCGCGAGCGCTGTCGCGTCTGCTTCACCTGTGTGCGCGAGTGTCCCGCCAAGGCGATACGCATCCTGGACGGACAAGCGGAGGTGGTTCCGGAGCGCTGTATCGGCTGCGGCAACTGCGTGCGTGTCTGCAGCCAGAACGCGAAGCAGGTGCGCGATTGCACCGCGAACGCGCGGGGACTGCTGAAGGGCGACAAGCCGGTTGCGGCGTGCGTGGCCCCCAGCTTTCCCGCGGCGTTTGGCGAATGTGATTACCGCGAGTTCGTCGGTATGCTGCGCGCGCTTGGGTTCACGTACGTGCACGAGGTGGCCTTTGGCGCAGACCTCGTGGCAAGACAGTATCACAAGTTGTTCGAGGGGAACTCCGGCCGGCACTATATTGCCACGACCTGCCCCGCCGTGATTGCCTTCGTCGAACGCTATCACCCAGAACTCGTGCCCGCTCTTGCCCCCGTGGTCTCGCCCATGGTTGCCACGGCGCGGGTCGTGAAGGAACTCTACGGGTCTGACGTGCGCGTCGTGTTTATCGGACCATGCATCGCCAAGAAAGGCGAAATGCTCAGCGACGCGCTTCCGCGCGATGTGCACGCCACGCTCGCGTTCACCGAACTGCAGCGGATGCTTTACGAGGCGTGCATCTCTCCGGAAAAAGTCATCCCGGGTGACTTTGACCCGCCGCATGCAGGCCCCGGCACTCTGTTCCCCATTCGGGGCGGATTGCTTCAGGCCGCTGACCTGCGCGAAGACCTGATGACGGGGGAGATTGTCACCGCCGACGGGCGTGTCGCTTTCGTCGAGGCCATCCGCGAATTCCAGGCGCCGGGCCTCGGCGTTGCGCTGCTCGAAGTGCTTGCGTGCCAAGGGTGCATCTCCGGACCGGGCATCGATAACGACGTGCCTCTGTTCCGGCGCCGCGGCCGCGTCAGCCGCTATGCGCGGCAGCACGCCGAAGAACTCGACCTCGAGCAGTGGAATCGCGACATGGCCCGATTTGAGGCGCTTGACCTCTCCCGCGGCTTCAACGCGGATGACCAGCGCGTCCATACGCCGTCCGAAGAGGACATTGCGCGCACGCTGGCGCGCATGAACAAGCACGGCCCTGCGGATATGCTGAACTGCGGCGCCTGTGGCTATGAAACGTGCCGGGACCACGCGATCGCGATCCGCAGGGGGCTCGCCGAGGTTGAAATGTGCCTGCCTTCCACGATCGAGGGGCTCAAGACAGCGGTGCGCGAACTCGCGCTTTCACACGAGCAATTGGCCAAGATGCATCAGGCGCTCATGCAGTCCGAACGGCTCGCGAGTGTCGGGCAGTTGGCAGCGGGCATCGCGCACGAAATCAACAATCCCCTCGGTGTTGTGTTGATGTACACGCACATGCTCCGCCGCGAGGCTGCCGGTAATGGCAAACTTGGCGAAGACCTGAACACGATTGCGGAGCAGGCCGACCGCTGCAAGAAAATCGTGGCCGGCTTGCTGCATTTTGCGAGGCAGAACAAATTGACGCGGCAGGCGGCCGATGTGCGCGAGGTGGTGAAGTCCGGATTCGGCACTTGCCCGCCCCCCGCGGGGATCGAGGTCGGCGTCGTAGACCAGATGACGGACCCCATCGCGGAGATCGACCGGGACCAGGTCGTCCAGGTCTTGGCCAACCTGTTCAGCAACGCGTACGGCGCGATGGGCGATGCGGGGCGGCTTTCCGTCGAGCTGTCAGACACAGACTCGCACGTCGTAGTGACCGTCGGCGACACCGGGTCGGGAATTCCGGAGGAGGTTCGGGACAAGATTTTCGAGCCGTTTTTTACGACCAAGCAAATTGGAAAGGGTACCGGATTGGGTCTGGCAATAACGTATGGCATCGTGAAGATGCATTGTGGCGACATTCGCGTGACTTCCAACACCGACCCGGGCCAAGGGCCCACAGGCACGGCGTTTACCGTCACGCTGCCCAGACACTGA